The following is a genomic window from Armatimonadota bacterium.
GCTGCGACCGTAGCCTAGAATAGCCGTTCGAATCCCTGCCATGCCCTCGTCTCCTTGACCTGCTCTATGCGTCCGGGCCGAGCACGCCGTAGTCCCACTCGTCGGACGACAACCCCGATGCCGCCTGCACCTGCGCGCCCTCCGGAACCGCGCCAGGCGCCAGCTTCGCCGCCAGCGCCAGACTCGCCTCCGCGATCTTCCTGCCCGCCGTTGTCTCGAGAGTCGAGTAGCTGGTCAGGACGGTTTCGTAGCCGCCGCCGGATGGAGAGAACGCCTCCTCGGTCGGCGTGTAGCCGACCGCCCCGTTGGCCAACTCCACGACATACGTGAATGGGAACTGCGAGCCCTGCTTGATGTCCAGGCCCAACTGGCAGAAGAACTCAGCCGGATTCGCCAGCAACACTGCCGGGCCGACCTGAATCGCCTGCACCTCGACCTCCACCTCGGGCTCCTGCGCCGCCAGCCAATCGAGGATCACCAGCTCTTTGGCGAAGGTCCACGCGGTCGTGCCTGTCTCGCCTATCTTGAGGCCGTCTTCGACGATCTTGCGTGCCTCGTCCAGCCGCGTCTTTGTCGGCAGCCGCCGCTTCAGCCGCAGCACCGTCGTCGCAGCGACCACCGGCTTGAGATCTCCCCGTTCCGCGGAGGCGATGACTTTCAACGCCTCCGCCGCCACGCGCGTCCCCACCAGCCGCGACCACTTCTCCCCGAACTCCGGCTCGCGCAAGGACTGGTTGTCAACCTGCGTCACGTCCCCGCACGCGCCGTTGAGGAAGACGACGCCGGCATCCTTGCCCATCGCGCCCTTGATGGTCGAGTCGAGGTAGCCAATCCAGTCCGCCGAAACGCCGCCGCCGAACGTCGTCCCGTGGCAGGCGAAGTTGACGATACAGCCGAGCAGGTCGCCGCGCGAGCCCCAGGCAGCGATGACGCCGACCTCCGGGTCTATCGGCCCCGCAGGTTCGACGATATCCGGATTGCCTTTGCCGGGATGGGTGTAGCTGCGGCCGTTCTTCATCCGGAAGCGACGGTTGAACGTCGTCTTGCCCTCGCATCCCGAGCCGACCGCGAGCCGCGCGTCTTCCTTCCGCCGGTCGGCCTCGCAGATCGCCGTGCAGATCTGCGNNNNNNNNNNNNNNNNNNNNNNNNNNNNNNNNNNNNNNNNNNNNNNNNNNNNNNNNNNNNNNNNNNNNNNNNNNNNNNNNNNNNNNNNNNNNNNNNNNNNACGAGACGCCCTCGGCGTCGATTCGGTAGGTAATGGGCAGCAGAAACTCGGCGACCGCCGCAAAGACCAAGAGGCCGGTGACGGCGGCCGCGAGGGGATGAAGCCAGAGGAAATAAGCGACGGCGGCGCTCGCTGCGATGAACGCACAGGAGGCCACCGCGCGCCACGGTTGACGGCGCGCCAGGTGCACGCGCCATTTCACGAGGCGCATCGGCTGCGTTTGAGAGGTGGTGTTTTGCGCCATCCCCGTGTCCGCTGGCACAAGTTACGCCGCACGCGAAGCAAAATCCTCCTTTCGTGCGGCGCTCGGCTAGTGTCGGCGCCGACTGACCCCGGACGGCGGGCGCCGGCGCCGAGCGACGACCGTGAGAATGACGGCGGCGGCGACAGCGCCTGCAACGTCGGCGAACCAGTCCGCCAGATCGGCGAATCGCCCGGGCACGAACCGCTGGTGGATCTCGTCGGAGGCCCCGTAAAGCCCGGCGATCACGATGGCCAGCGCAGCAGCGGGGGCAAGGCCCGCGGGCGCGGCGGCCCACCACACCAGGCTGCCGAGGATCGCGTACGCGCCGAAGTGTGCGACCTTGTCCGGTACATCGAAGCCGCCCGGAACCGGTGACGACTCGCTCGACAACCAGAATATGACCGCCATCCACGCCGCGGCCGGCAGCCATCGAATCACCGTCTTCACGCCTGCATCACTCCGCGGTGGTCACTGGTTGTAGGTATGTGTTAATGCCTGGCCCTTCTCATAGGCTTCCTGCAGCTTCTCGTAGTTGCGCCGCACAGCCGCCAGTTCCTCGGCATTGGCGTCGGGCGACTCCAGGGCCTGATAGAGCACGGCGCCTTCCGCGTCGCGCGGCATGGGAAGCTGCATCAGGTGGCACACCGTCGGCACGACGTCGGTGAGCCACGCATTGCGCTCGAGGCGACAACCGCGCTTGATGCCGGGGCCGTGGAATATGAGGAGCGGCTGGATCGAGCCCTGGCTGAACCTGACAGTCGTGAGCTGCTGCCCGTGCTGTCCGCCGAACCCGGGCTCGACTGCGTACACCACGTCGCCGACGACGTCACCGTACAAGCCCATCGTGCGCGCATCCTCGCGCCGCAGAGCAAGGGTGACGCCTCGCTGTCCGCTCTCGGGATCGCGATATGCGAGCAGCGCCTGGATGATTGCCTCGCGCACCTGTTCGTACTCCTCGCCCGGCTCGACGATGCCCTGCGGATCGCGCCCCTTCAGGTTGACGTAGACATAGCACGAGCGCTGGGCGACGGCGCGAGTCTTTGACCAGTCCACGATCTTGGCCCCTTCGCTGTCCTTCATGACCATCAGGCCGGCGTCCTGAAGGATCTTCGCCACCGGCAGCGGTCGGCCCGTCGCCTTGGCGCCGTGGTCCGATACGATGACGGTGAGCACGTCGTCGCCCGCCGCGGCGAGGATGCGGCCGATCATGCGATCGAGTGCGCTGTAAGTGCCGCGGATGATCTGCTCGCACTCGGCGCGCTGGTCGGGGTTCGGGTTGGTCGCCGGATCCGCCTTAGTCGCGATCGCGTGGTACATCCAGTCCGGCGCGTGCGCGTGCATGAAGTACAAGTCCCAGGGCTCGTCGCGCATGAGCTTCTCGGCGCAGGCGGCGTACCAATTGACCTGCAGCTCGGTGACCTCGACGTAAGTCGCGGCGTCAATCCATCCCAGGTTGTATGCCTCAAAGCCGCCGCCGGGCAGCGGCAGGCCATCGAGATCGCGCAGCCGTCCGCTGAGGTCTTCGGGATGGGTGTAGAATCGCCGGTCGCACAGCGGCGTGAAGTACAGGCGCAGATCGCTGCCGTCGGAGGCCAGGCGCAACAGCTTCGCCCTGAACACGGCTTCTTTGGGGCCGGCTTCGGTGTGGAATGTGTCGGCCAGCGTATCGCTCCATTCGCCGACGGAGAGAGAGCACAGCGCGGCGGACGCGTCTTGCGCCGGCGCCACGATGAGCCGCTCGAACCCATTACCATGGTCGAGGACACACAGGTGCCATGTCTTCGGCTCGACGGGGTGCAGCGGCTTGCGGTACTTGCTCATGACCAGTTCGGCTTCCAGCGCCCGTTTGTGCGCAGGAAGATTGGCCCACCCCTGGGCCTCGCTCAACGCGATCTGGATAGCGGCGCCGGGGAGTTCCTCGGTCGCGACGATGAAATCCGAGGCGACACTGGCGGGATCGGCATGGGTCGGGCCGAAGCGCCATTCATTCACGCTCAGGCCGTGACCGGCGACCTGTAGGCCGTGCTCGAGTGTTGATGGGTGGGTCGTCGGGTAGTTGACAATAATGCTGCGCTTGTCCGCGCGCTCGGCTGCGTTCCACAGGTACTCCGCCCGGCAGTCCTCGGTGGTGAACGCCTGGTGCAGCTGGTCGAGCGGATCGCCCGGATTGTGGACGTGAAAGCACGTAATGCCGTGAGTTCCGTCCCATGCCCCGGTGACGATGGTCGTCCAGTTCGGCGGCGTAATCGTGGGCAGCGGCGCCAGGGCGTTGACACACAGGGTTCCGCCGTCAATCAGTCCTCTTATGTTCGGGATCAACCCCTCGGCGGCATACCGCTCGACCGTCTCCACGATAGGGGCGTCGAGTCCGATGAGAACGAGCTTCTGCGGGCGTTTGGGAGCAGGCATCAGGGATTCCTCCGGTCGTGCACGTATGACTGAGGTGTTCGGGGCAGGGGCGGCTTTTCCTCGTCGGCCACGGGAGGGGCTCACCGCGGGCATGGATAAGGGCGAGCAGCCTGCGCTTGCTCGCCCTGCAAACGTTACCCGATTCACCGCATCGCCGGACGCACCGCCCCCTACAACCCGAGTGCATCGCGCAGATATGCGCGGCTCTCGGTGATGGACTGCATGACATCCTTGTCGGTGCGGTCCTGCTCGCAGACAATCCACTCGGGGTCGGTGGCGAGGGCAGCTTTGACCGCCGCCTTCAGGTCCACCTCGCCTTGCCCCAGCTCCTTGAACTCACCGGGCGCGCCGTCCTTGAAGTGGTAATACGGCGCGCGGTTCGCGTAGCGCGCAATGAACTCGGCGGGCTGCTCGCCGCCGATGTGTACCCAGTACACGTCAATGCAGAGCTTGACGAGATCCGGGTCGGTCAGCTCGGCCAGGCGGTGGATGCCCTTGACGCCGCCGAACTCCTCGAACTCCCAGTTGTGATTGTGATAGCAGAAGACCATCCCGGCGTCCTTGCATTTGCGGCCGGCCTCGTTGAACACCGGCGCGGCTTTCTCGTAGCGCTCGATGCCCTCGCCTTCGGCGACGCCGGAGCAGATGAGATAGCGCGCGCCCATCTCCTTGAGGTAGGCGATGTTGGCGTCGGTGCGTTCGGCGGATGCGGCGTCCGCGAAGCCGCTGTGCATGCCCGCGATGGCGAGGCCGCTCTGCGAGATCAACGCCTTGACGCTCTGCGGATCGCCGAGCTGAAACAGGTTCGGGCCCTCGATGCCGTCATAGCCCGCCTGCGTGATTTCACTTATAACGCCCGTCGGATCCTCCGTGGGGCGCGAGCCGTAAATGATGAGCTGAAGTCCAACCCTGGGTGTGCTCATGAAGACCTCCTCGTGATAATCGAACGCGGGTAGATTCTGCCGCGGGCCGGTATCTCCTGCTCGCCGCGCCCCATGTGGAACGCACAGCCGGACGCACGGCGCCCTTGGCAGGGCTATGCGGTTTCCGATCGCGGAAGCGTGGGGCGCTAGGACCGCTTGACCAGCCTGCGGAAGCCGTCCTCGTCGAGGATGGTGACGCCGAGCTGCTGTGCCTTGTCGTGCTTCGAGCCGGGGTTCTCGCCGACGACGACGTAGTCCGTCTTCTTGCTCACGCTCGAAGTGGCGCGGCCGCCCAGGCGCCGCACTAGTTCCTCCGCTTCCTCGCGCGTGTAACCGGACAGCTCGCCGGTGAAGACGACGCTCTTGCCGACGAGCGGGCCTTCCGTCACCGGCGGCGACTGCGCGCGGGGCTCGGGCACGACGCCGGCCTTGCGCAACTTCTTCATCAGGACCTTGGTTTGCTCTTGTCGGAAGAACACGGCGATGCTCTCCGCGATCACGGGCCCGATGCCTTCGATGTCCGACAGTTCCTCGACGGATGCCTTCCGGATCTCCTCGAGGCCGGCGAAGCTGGCCGCGACGACGTCGGCGACGGTGCCGCCGACGTGCGGGATGCCGAGGGCCCGGAGCAGGCGATTGAGCGGGCGCCGCTTGCTGCCCTCGATGGCCGCAATGACGTTGGACGCGGACTTCTCAGCCATGCGGTCGAGGGACGCTACCTGCTCCTGGGTCAGGAAGTAGATGTCGGCGGGATCTTTGACCAGGCCCCGCTCGACCAACTGGTCAACGAGCACCTCCCCCATCCCCTCGATATCCATGGCGCCGCGCGAGCCGAAGAAAAAGATGCGCTGCTTGAGCTGCGCGGGACACGCGATCCCGGTGCAGCGCGTCACCGCCTCGTCGGGCAGCCGCTCCGCGTCAGAGCCGCACACCGGGCATTTCTTTGGCATATGGAACGGCTTCTCTTTGCCCGTGCGCTTGCTCGTCACCACCGAGACGAGTTCCGGGATGACTTCGCCGGCTTTGTGGATGATGACGGTGTCGCCGACGCGCACGTCCTTGCGTCGTACCTCGTCCTCGTTGTGAAGGACCGCGCGGCTGACGGTGGATCCGCTCACGGTGACGGGATCCATGATCGCCACCGGCGTCATGGCGCCGGTGCGGCCGACGGAGACGATGATGTCGCGCACGACGGTCGTCGCTTCCTCGGGCGGATACTTGTAAGCCACAGCCCAGCGCGGGCTGCGCGAGACGTAGCCCAGCCGTTCCTGAAGCTCAGCCGAGTTGACCTTCGCGACGACGCCGTCAATCTCGTAGGGCAATTCGTGCTTGCTCTCGCCCCAGTGGTCGCAGAAGACGATCAACTCATCCACGGTGTCGCACACCTGGGCATGGGGGCTCACCTTGAAGCCGCACGCGCGCAGGAACTCAAGGCGATCCCAGTGCGTCTCGAACGACCGCTCCTCAGCGACGCCCAGGCCGTGCGCGATCATGTCCAGGTTGCGGCCTGCGGTGATACGGCTGTCGAGCTGCCGCACCGATCCGGCGGCAGCGTTGCGCGGGTTGGCGAACAGCGCCTCGCCCGACGCCGCGCGCTCATCGTTGATGCGTTTGAATTCTTCGTGGGACAGGAAGACCTCGCCGCGCACTTCGAGCAGCCGCGGCGCGCCCGCTGCGTCGAGCAGGCGGAGAGGGATTGTGTTGATCGTGCGCAGGTTCTGGGTGATGTCCTCGCCGTGCACGCCGTCGCCGCGCGTGGCGCCGATGGTGAGGACGCCGCCCTCGTAGGTCAGGCTCACCGCGAGGCCATCCACCTTCAGTTCGGCGACGTAGGCGATAGGCGCCGCCTCGGGCATGTCGAGCATGCGCTTGACGCGGCGGTCGAACGCGACGAGTTCGTCGGTGCCGAAGGCGTTGCCGAGGCTGAGCATGGGCGTGCGATGCTCGACGGTGCCGAGTTCCTCGGCGGGGGCGGCCCCGACGCGCTGTGTCGGGGAGTCCGGCGTAATCAGCTCGGGATGCGCGGCCTCGATCCGCTCCAGTTCGCGCATGAGGCGGTCGAACCCAGCGTCGGAGATCTCCGGCTGGTCGAGGACGTAGTAACGGTAGTTATGGTGGTTGATCTCGCGGCGCAGTTCCTGCGCGCGCGCTGCCGGGCTGTCCTTCTCGGCGGGCACCGCTTCAGACCTCCGTTTGGAAAAGCAGCACGGTACCGCTATTCGGCGCCCGCGGCCGCAATCCTACGGTCGCCTGTGGGAGTCGCCGCGCAGGCGAGCCCTATTCCTCGCCGCCCGATGGTTCGGCAGGAGCCGGGCGCGGCGCGACCTCGAACTCGTCTATCGTCTCGCCGTTGATGTCAACGACGCGCGCGGCGACCTTGTCCGGGCCGACATCAACGCGCACGTAGTGCTCGATCTTCGCGTACTTCACGCTTTCCGGCTGCGGGGCGTCGGTGTCGTAGAGCGGCGCGCCGCCGCCGCCGGTGGTGACGAACTGAACGCCGTCCGCGACCGCGCGGTGATAGTAATGATCGTGGCCCGTGAAGACCGCCGAGACGTTGTAGTCCTTGAAGACGCTGCCGAACATCTCGCGTACTTCCTTCGCGCCCTCCACCCGCGACGCCCTGACGCTGTAGAGCGGATGGTGGAAGAACGCGAAGACGTACTTCGCGTCAGCGTGACCGGCCAGATCATCCCTAAGCCATTCGAGCTGTCTCTCGTAGTACGCCCGCAAGTACTGCTCGAAACGCTTTTCCTGTTCCTCCGTTACTGCCTGGTTGGTTTCGGGGATCTCCAGGCCGGCGGTGTCGAACACGACGAAATGCACGGCGCCGCGATTGAAGGAATAGTAGCGCTCGTTGCCTGGCAGCGCGAAGAAGTCGAAGTAGTGCCGCGCGTCGTTCTCGTGGTTGCCGAGTGCCGGATAGTACGGGACACTGCGCATAAGATGTCCGCTCACTTCGAAGAAGGCCTCCCAGTGGGAGATGTCGCGCCCGTCGCTAACCAGGTCGCCGGTGTTGAAGACGAGCGCCGGCTTCTCGGCGATAACGCGCTCGACGATCTGGCGGTGCACGTCGTGGCGGGAGCGCGTGTCGCCGAAAGCGACGAACATGAAGGGATGCTCGCCGTCGGGGAAGGTGGTGAAGGAGCCCTTGCCGGCGTCGGTGCCGTCGCCGATGACGTCGTAGGTGTAGGTCGTGCCCGGCTCGAGGCGGCGCAGCCAGATCGAATGGTGGTTGTAGGCGCGCACGGTTTGCGCGTCGCCCGCGGCCGGCGCGTAGGTCGCCTCGCCGTCAATGGTGGCCCAGCAGATTGTTGCCGAGTCCTCGGAGACATTCTGGACGTAAGGCCCGATAGCGATAGAGCCTGCCTGCTGCGCGGCGGCGGCTGACGCAAGCGCGGCAGTCAAAGCGATTGCGACAAATACGAGGTGCGTCTTGAGAAGTCTGGAAATCATGGTTCTCTCCGTGAAAGAGCGAGTGGTTCAAACACTCTCTAGTTCTAGTCTTACCCGCCGGAGGCGCGGGCTCCTCTCTGCGGGGACGGCTGCGCGGCGACAGGTCCGATATCGAGCACATAGATGCCGGCCGGCAAGTCGACTGAACTTTCGAACACGTCCAGCAGGATTCGATCCCCTGTGGGCGACAATGACCAGTCGACCACGTCCAGTTTCGTGAGGCGTCGCGTCGCGCCGTCGGTCAGGGTCACCTCGTACAGATCGAAGAGCCACTCGTCGCCACCGGGCGAGAAATACAACTCGACGACGGTGCGGCCTCCGGCGTGTTGGATATCGAACGCGGTGCTCGCCACGACGCGGGGCAGCCATTCGGTCTCGCCATCGCGGACGGGCGAGACGCCGAACCTCGTCTCCTTCAACTCGCCCGCGCCTTGTTCGCAGCACACGAGCACCCGGCCGTTAGGGAGCCACGTGAAGACCGAGAACGGATCGAGACGAACGATATGTCCGTTGCCGGTCTCCGGCTCGACGAGCCACAGGCCGCGGGCCGGGTTGTCGTCCTCGGAATCCCCTCCCGGCTCCCACGCGAGGGCGAGCGTCCGGGAATCCGGGGACCAGCGCGGCTCCGCCGCCACCTCCGGTTTACGGGGCAGCGATACTTCGGTAGCGCGCCCGTCGGATCGCCGCACGAGCCAGTAGCCGGCCGTGTCGAAGTTCTCATCGGCGACGCTGCACAGAAGGGTTCTGCCGTCAGGAGCCCAGGACTCCAGGGACAGATCGGTGCCCCCGGACTTCGCCGCGCGGTCGGGCAGTCGGAACGTGGCTTTCTTCCGGAACTCTCCCCGCGCAAGGTCGAAGACCCAGATATCGGGCAGCTTCTCGCCCCCGATCAGGTCACGAAGGCGCACTCGGGATGTGCAGCAAGCGAACTCGCGGCTGCGCGGACGCTGAAGGATGGCACCGAACATGACGACGTCGGCGGGCATGGCATACAGGCGCTGCTCACCGGTCGCGACATCCACGACGGCGATCTGTGCGACCGACTGCTGGCCTCTGAGCGCTCGGCGAAACTCGCGGACGAAGTCGATGTCGTAGGACTCGAAGACGACGTGGAGGCCGTCCGCGGTCCACGTTGCCTCCGACGCGACGTCCGGGCCGACCACGCGGCGCAAGATGCCGCCGGGCTGCTCGATGGGCGCAATGGGGATCACCGGCTCCTTGGAGGAATGGGACAGCGCGCGGATGCCGACGAAAACAAGAGCCCAGAAGGCCACGGTGACAACGCCGAGCACGGTTAGCAGCACTATCCACAGCAGCCGTCGGCGCCGCTGCCTCGGTTGCCCGGTGCGAAGATGAGGTGCATCGGAATCGGCGTTTGGCGTTGCGTCGCGTTCGTCCATCGTGGGCTACCTCGCTTCGGGCGCGCTGCGGTCATCGCGTCCCGGCGCTTTGCCGCGCGGGTCGATGTCGAGCACCCAGATGCCGCGCGGCAAAGCCTTGGCGCGTCTGTCGTCTCGTGACAACTCTTCTCGTGGGCCGATCGACCCAATCAGGACTCGATCGCCGCGCGGCGACAACTGCCACGTGCCGCAGAGGTCGAGGTCAGTGAGCCGCCGGACGGCGCAGTCCGGCAGCGTGAGTTCGTAGAGATCCGATACCCATTGGCGCTCTTTGATCGAAGGCCCGGAGAGGTCTACGACCGTGCGCCCGTTTGCGTGCTCCAACTCGAGGCAGATGCCCGGTACGCTTGTCGGCAGCCACTCCACGGTGTCCGCGCCCGGACCCAGGAATCCGAAGTTGGTGAGTGGGCGCCAGGGATCGTCGCGGCGCGAGCGCGCCAGGAGCATGCGTCCGTCCGGAAGCCAGGCGAATGTCCTGTAGAAATCAACGGGCTGGAGGCTCGCCTGGCCTGTGTCGGCGTCTGCGATCCATAGGCCATGGACGGGGTTGAGGTCGCCCTTCGCTCGCTCCTTCGGGAGCCAGCCGAAAGCGAGGGAGCGCGAGTCCGGCGACCAGCACGGTAGTCGCGTATAAGCAGGCTTCTCCGGGAGCGCGATGTCCACCGTGCGACGGTCGGCCACCCGCAGCAGCCAGTAGCGCCGGTCCTGACCGGACCCGCCGCCCATGCACAGCAGCAGCCTGCCGTCCGGCGACCAGGAGACGAGCCAGTTGTCGCCGGAGTAGATGCGGCCTGAGAGACGACCCTCGGGGAGATCAAACAGCCTTATCGCGTTGTCGTATGACGCCTCTGCGCCGTCGCGTTTCCATTCAGTCACCGATACGGCAAGCGTGGAAGTTCCCGGCCTCCACAGGGCGCGCCACGGGCTGATACCGCGCGCGAGTTCGTACGCATGACGACTCTCACCATCAGTTTCCGTGACCGCGAGGTACTTCCGCATGGGCAGGCGACCCGAGAGCATATCCATGACGTCCCGCCACACACGGTCGTCGTAGAAGTCGAAGACTACTTGCGTGCCGTCGGCGGACCAGGTCGCGTCAATTCCGACCTCCCGCGCCGCGATCTGTCGCAGCGTTCCGCCGGGCTGCTGAATCGGTCCGGCGTCAGCTCGCGGTATCGGCCGAGGCGTGTAGATCGCGCGCACGACCAGGAATCCGGCGACGAACAGGCAGACGGCGTACGCAGCGAGGACGACCGTGACAAAGATCCGCAGGCGACGGGAGGGGATGCCGTCCGCCTCCGGCTGGCGTGCCGGTCGGGGGGTGTTGTCTCTTTGGGCGGCGTCCGTCGGGTCGTCCATGACTTACTCCGCAACCGGGCCGCGGCCGGATTCCTGTTGCTGGGCCAGGTCCAGGCTTGGCTCGATGTCGAGGATCCACAAGCCGGGCAGCGCTGGGACGTCGATCAGCGCGACTTGGTCGCCCGATGGCGAGAGGCGCCATCCCCGCACGAAGCCGAGGTCAGTCAGCCTCCGCAGGCTTCCGTCGGAGAGCCGCAGCTCCCAAAGGTCGAGACGAACTAGGCCATCTCTTTGTGCGACCCCGGACGTGAGCTTCAGTACGATACGTCCGCCGGCCTCATCCGCCGCGGCGCAGACGTACGGCAACTGCCATGGAAACCACTCGATCCGCGCCTTTTCGACGCTCACAGCGCCCATTCGCGTGGTGGCCGGACCGCCTTTATCGCGCTGCGAGTGTATGGCGATGAGGCGGCCGTCGCTCAACCACACCAATCGCTCCGCTTCTCCCACGCCGATGAGCCTCGGTTTGCGCGTCTCGAGGTCAACGATCCAGATTGCGCCTTCGCGTTTCTCCCGGGAGCGCCCATTTGATGTCCTATGCCCGGCGTAGTACCTGAATGCGAGGAGCCGTGAACTCGGTGACCAGCGAGGGCGGGATATCCAACTTGGTTTCGGCGGCGTCGGCAGATCGAACTCCGTGCCTGCGCGGTTCACACATCGGTATCCGTGGGCGCCGCCCCCCGGTTGCGCATAGGAGCAGAGCATCGTCAGCCCATCGGGTGACCAGGATATCGGATTCCCACACGACGCCAATTGGGAGAAGCGACGCTGGTCCACGTCGAACAGCCAGGCCCCGGAGGTGATATCAAGGCCATCCCTGGAGACCGCGAGTCTGTCGGCGCTAACCGCCAATTGCCCACCTGCGGGCTGCCACAGTGCCCAATTGCACGACCAGCGGCCCGGCATGCGGAACGCCTGCGGATCCTCTCCGTCTGTGCCGACACGCGCGAGATAAGAGAACCGGGGTGGAAAGGGATCGGCCTTGCTTGCCCTCCGAATTCCATACCACGTCAGAAGACCCATGTACCGCCACGCGT
Proteins encoded in this region:
- a CDS encoding VanZ family protein; its protein translation is MAVIFWLSSESSPVPGGFDVPDKVAHFGAYAILGSLVWWAAAPAGLAPAAALAIVIAGLYGASDEIHQRFVPGRFADLADWFADVAGAVAAAVILTVVARRRRPPSGVSRRRH
- a CDS encoding alkaline phosphatase family protein, which produces MPAPKRPQKLVLIGLDAPIVETVERYAAEGLIPNIRGLIDGGTLCVNALAPLPTITPPNWTTIVTGAWDGTHGITCFHVHNPGDPLDQLHQAFTTEDCRAEYLWNAAERADKRSIIVNYPTTHPSTLEHGLQVAGHGLSVNEWRFGPTHADPASVASDFIVATEELPGAAIQIALSEAQGWANLPAHKRALEAELVMSKYRKPLHPVEPKTWHLCVLDHGNGFERLIVAPAQDASAALCSLSVGEWSDTLADTFHTEAGPKEAVFRAKLLRLASDGSDLRLYFTPLCDRRFYTHPEDLSGRLRDLDGLPLPGGGFEAYNLGWIDAATYVEVTELQVNWYAACAEKLMRDEPWDLYFMHAHAPDWMYHAIATKADPATNPNPDQRAECEQIIRGTYSALDRMIGRILAAAGDDVLTVIVSDHGAKATGRPLPVAKILQDAGLMVMKDSEGAKIVDWSKTRAVAQRSCYVYVNLKGRDPQGIVEPGEEYEQVREAIIQALLAYRDPESGQRGVTLALRREDARTMGLYGDVVGDVVYAVEPGFGGQHGQQLTTVRFSQGSIQPLLIFHGPGIKRGCRLERNAWLTDVVPTVCHLMQLPMPRDAEGAVLYQALESPDANAEELAAVRRNYEKLQEAYEKGQALTHTYNQ
- a CDS encoding sugar phosphate isomerase/epimerase, with translation MSTPRVGLQLIIYGSRPTEDPTGVISEITQAGYDGIEGPNLFQLGDPQSVKALISQSGLAIAGMHSGFADAASAERTDANIAYLKEMGARYLICSGVAEGEGIERYEKAAPVFNEAGRKCKDAGMVFCYHNHNWEFEEFGGVKGIHRLAELTDPDLVKLCIDVYWVHIGGEQPAEFIARYANRAPYYHFKDGAPGEFKELGQGEVDLKAAVKAALATDPEWIVCEQDRTDKDVMQSITESRAYLRDALGL
- the ligA gene encoding NAD-dependent DNA ligase LigA; translation: MPAEKDSPAARAQELRREINHHNYRYYVLDQPEISDAGFDRLMRELERIEAAHPELITPDSPTQRVGAAPAEELGTVEHRTPMLSLGNAFGTDELVAFDRRVKRMLDMPEAAPIAYVAELKVDGLAVSLTYEGGVLTIGATRGDGVHGEDITQNLRTINTIPLRLLDAAGAPRLLEVRGEVFLSHEEFKRINDERAASGEALFANPRNAAAGSVRQLDSRITAGRNLDMIAHGLGVAEERSFETHWDRLEFLRACGFKVSPHAQVCDTVDELIVFCDHWGESKHELPYEIDGVVAKVNSAELQERLGYVSRSPRWAVAYKYPPEEATTVVRDIIVSVGRTGAMTPVAIMDPVTVSGSTVSRAVLHNEDEVRRKDVRVGDTVIIHKAGEVIPELVSVVTSKRTGKEKPFHMPKKCPVCGSDAERLPDEAVTRCTGIACPAQLKQRIFFFGSRGAMDIEGMGEVLVDQLVERGLVKDPADIYFLTQEQVASLDRMAEKSASNVIAAIEGSKRRPLNRLLRALGIPHVGGTVADVVAASFAGLEEIRKASVEELSDIEGIGPVIAESIAVFFRQEQTKVLMKKLRKAGVVPEPRAQSPPVTEGPLVGKSVVFTGELSGYTREEAEELVRRLGGRATSSVSKKTDYVVVGENPGSKHDKAQQLGVTILDEDGFRRLVKRS
- a CDS encoding metallophosphoesterase family protein — translated: MISRLLKTHLVFVAIALTAALASAAAAQQAGSIAIGPYVQNVSEDSATICWATIDGEATYAPAAGDAQTVRAYNHHSIWLRRLEPGTTYTYDVIGDGTDAGKGSFTTFPDGEHPFMFVAFGDTRSRHDVHRQIVERVIAEKPALVFNTGDLVSDGRDISHWEAFFEVSGHLMRSVPYYPALGNHENDARHYFDFFALPGNERYYSFNRGAVHFVVFDTAGLEIPETNQAVTEEQEKRFEQYLRAYYERQLEWLRDDLAGHADAKYVFAFFHHPLYSVRASRVEGAKEVREMFGSVFKDYNVSAVFTGHDHYYHRAVADGVQFVTTGGGGAPLYDTDAPQPESVKYAKIEHYVRVDVGPDKVAARVVDINGETIDEFEVAPRPAPAEPSGGEE
- a CDS encoding PD40 domain-containing protein encodes the protein MDERDATPNADSDAPHLRTGQPRQRRRRLLWIVLLTVLGVVTVAFWALVFVGIRALSHSSKEPVIPIAPIEQPGGILRRVVGPDVASEATWTADGLHVVFESYDIDFVREFRRALRGQQSVAQIAVVDVATGEQRLYAMPADVVMFGAILQRPRSREFACCTSRVRLRDLIGGEKLPDIWVFDLARGEFRKKATFRLPDRAAKSGGTDLSLESWAPDGRTLLCSVADENFDTAGYWLVRRSDGRATEVSLPRKPEVAAEPRWSPDSRTLALAWEPGGDSEDDNPARGLWLVEPETGNGHIVRLDPFSVFTWLPNGRVLVCCEQGAGELKETRFGVSPVRDGETEWLPRVVASTAFDIQHAGGRTVVELYFSPGGDEWLFDLYEVTLTDGATRRLTKLDVVDWSLSPTGDRILLDVFESSVDLPAGIYVLDIGPVAAQPSPQRGARASGG
- a CDS encoding WD40 repeat domain-containing protein: MDDPTDAAQRDNTPRPARQPEADGIPSRRLRIFVTVVLAAYAVCLFVAGFLVVRAIYTPRPIPRADAGPIQQPGGTLRQIAAREVGIDATWSADGTQVVFDFYDDRVWRDVMDMLSGRLPMRKYLAVTETDGESRHAYELARGISPWRALWRPGTSTLAVSVTEWKRDGAEASYDNAIRLFDLPEGRLSGRIYSGDNWLVSWSPDGRLLLCMGGGSGQDRRYWLLRVADRRTVDIALPEKPAYTRLPCWSPDSRSLAFGWLPKERAKGDLNPVHGLWIADADTGQASLQPVDFYRTFAWLPDGRMLLARSRRDDPWRPLTNFGFLGPGADTVEWLPTSVPGICLELEHANGRTVVDLSGPSIKERQWVSDLYELTLPDCAVRRLTDLDLCGTWQLSPRGDRVLIGSIGPREELSRDDRRAKALPRGIWVLDIDPRGKAPGRDDRSAPEAR